CAAGGTACGCCAGGCATAAGCACCCAGGACACGCTCGGCACCCAGTCTTTCCTCAGCCCAGGTTTTGTCTTCCACCGCGTGCGGCGGTTCCATCGAGGCAATAAGACCCAGCTTGCTCAAACGCGGCATGTCATCCGGGTGTATGACCTGCGCGTGCTCGATGCGATGACGGTTCTTGCCCGCCGCCGGGTGTTGCCGAATGATGCCTTCCAGGATATCTATCGCCTCGCGATTGCCGGCATCACCAATCGCGTGGATGGCAACCTGGAAGCCGGCGGCCATCGCTTCGGCCATCAGTTGCTGATTGAAACCGTAGTCGCCGCCGCTGACGCCACGGTGTCCGGGCTGATCGGCGTAGTCGTAGAGCAACCGCGCACCGCGCGAACCGAGCGCACCATCGTAATAAGCCTTGATTGTCCGCGTAACCAGCATGCTGTCGTTGTCCTGGTCCGGGCCTTTGGCAATCCAGGCACGCATGAGGGCTTCGTCACGCAGGGACAACATCGCGTAGACGCGTATCGGCAAACGCCCTTCCGCTTCCAGCTGTTCGAGCACCTCCATCTGCTGGCTATTGAGGCCGGCATCGTGCACGGCGGTATAGCCGTCTGCGGCCATCTGCGTCAGACCGGCCAGTATGCGTACCGCCAGCGCATCGTTGGTCGCCGGTGGCACGGCGTCGCTCATCATGGGCACCGCACGATTCAGGAACAGCCCGTTGGGCGCGCCGTCGTTACCGAGGCGCATCTCGCCGCCGACCGGCACTGTTGAATCTTTGCTAATGCCGGCAACCTCCAACGCTTTCTGGTTCGCCCAACCCGCGAAGCCGTGCAGGCTGGCCAGAAACACAGGGTGATCGGGAACAGCCGCCGAGAGCAGTGCCTTGTCTGGGTAGCGGTTCGCCCATGCGCCTTCGTCCCAGCCGTGGCCCAGGATCCACTCGCCCTTCGGCGTTTGCCTGGCGCGCTCGACAACCATCGCGACGGCTTCCTCTTCTGTCGCGACATCGGCCAGATTGACCCGCTCCAACACCGAGCCGAGTTCAAACGCGTGCGTGTGGGAATCAACAAGGCCTGGCAGAACCGTGGCCCCGGCCAAGTCGACCACGCGAGTCTGTTCGGTTTTCAAGTTGAGGGCATCGCTGGTCTTGCCGACAAAGGCTATGCGATCGCCGGCGACCACCACCGCATCGGCGTCCGGGTGCCAGCCGAATTCATTCAGCGGCGCAGCGTCGCTCAACGTGCCGTCTGGTGACGCTTCATCCCAGTCCAGCGTGTAGACGCGGGCATTGACCAGGATCAGCGACGCTGCCGCGGCGCCGCTCTCGTCAGCGCTGTTCTGACCGCAAGCCGTCAGCAGCAACGCCGCCGCGATGACCATTAAAGTATTCACTTGTTTCATGCAGAACTCCCCCGGGTATTGACATGCCGGACCGTACCGCAGCGCGGTGTCGAAATCGACCACAGTCGGCGGGCAGGATGGCCGCGCATTGCGCGCTGCAGGGCTTCGGAATTACAGGAAGTTGTTCGGCCAGATGATACTGCGCCACATGTGCGCGGTAGGACTGCCATCGAAACCCAGGCCTTCTTTGGGTTGCCGAAAATTGCGACCGATAACGTCGGTGAACTCTTCCACTTCGACGAACACGTCCGGCTCGAACGAATAAAGATCGTTGATCGTGATCAGGCGCGAGGTGAGGTACCACTTGTGTTTGCGCGCGCGCTCGTACTCGGCACGAATATACGGTTCGGGTTTGTAGTCGGCGCCGAAGTATCGAATGTAGGCTTCCGGGTATTCATAACCCAGCGATGCGTCCGGAAAAAACCGCAGTGCCTGGTGCTTTTCTATCGCCCAGGCGATTTCTTCGGAGACGTACGGGCGTACCATCTGCGCGCACCAGTAACCGTGGTCAGTCCGGATCAGGCTCATGACGGATATATCGTGCAGGAGGCAAGCCATGATGACTTTCTCATCACTGCCGTTGTTCATCGCCAGCCGTGCGCTCTGCAGGACATGCTGCGCAGGGGCAAAGCGGTACTTGTAGAAGTCGATCAGGGTTGGCCGGGCAGGCATCGCAGGCAAACGAGGATCATCACCCATCAGAAACGGCCGGCGATCGCTGCCGCCTTCTCCCCGGTCTGCGCCGATATTGCAGGCGAAAGGGGTAACGACGCGGCGATCGAGTTCATCGCTCATCGCCTGTTCCAGCGCATCGGCTTTGCCGACCATGGTCGTCGCGCTGCCAATGGCGGCTGTAGCAGCCACACTAAGGTTGTTCAGAAACGACCGTCGATCCATGGCATTGCTCCCAAAGGATTGAATTCGATCAGCGTCCGGCGCTATCGGCCATGTCCTCAAGCAGACGGGCATGCCTGCACCAAGGGTACGCCTCGGGCGGCATACCCGACAACGTCTAAGCGGTAATCCAGTGCTTGACGTGTTCAACCATTGCGTCGCGCGCCGCTGCCGCATCGCCGGACTCGATGAAACGAAACAGTTCCAGATGTACATCGAGCATTTTTTGCGCCTGATCGTGATCAGGCCATTGTGCCGGCGGCATCAAAACTTCACGCATCGCGCGCAATTGCCCGATCAGCACTTCGTTGCGCGTCGCCTGCGCAATGGCCATATGGAATTCCTCACCAAGGATCGCGGATTTTTCCGGGTTGTCGAGGTGCTTTTCAGCCTCGACGAGCACCTGGCGAATGCGGTCGATGTCGTCGGCAGTTCCACGCATCGTCGCCATAGCCACCGTCATGCTTTCGATTCCCGCACGCGCCTGAAGGATTTCCTCGCGCGTAACGCCGATTAGTTTCAGCTGAATCGCAAGCGAGTCCGCAAAACGATCGCCACTGCCCGCCGCGATAGTCGCGCCGCCTTTGGCGCCCATCCGGATATCAACGATGCCCATCGCTTCCAGACTGCGCAGTGCATCGCGTACACTCATGCGGCTGACACCGAAGAGCTTCGCGAGATCGGCTTCAGAGCCAAGCACGTCGCCAGTCTTGAGATCCCCTGCGAACAGGGCGTCCCTGATTTGCGCTACGATCTGGCTCGACAAAGTCATGCCGCGCGACGGTCGAAAAGCGCCGAGATTAGCTGCCAAAATTACTCCTGCGGATCGAAGGAATGGTTGCCGTCGTTATTGATCTAGCGGCATTTGCGTCGATGTGACGGCGGTCCTTCGCAACACCTTACATGGTAGCAACCGCCTTTGTATATTATCAATATTAGACTTTGTTCCAGATGCAACCAGAGTGCCGGACAGAGCGGTGTGGCAGCCGAACCCGCTGCAGATTTTCCGCCGGCCCGGCCGACGCTGCCGGAGCCAATCCCAGCAACGACTCTACGCGGCAGGCACGAATACGATTTTCGCTCGAGGTCTGAGGCGCAAGCCGGACGCACAAGCAATGGCAGCCACGGCGATTACCGCGAGAATGCCGGAGACGAGTGCTTGATCGCATTCACGAGGTTCTGCCGTGCAAGCCTCACGATTTGCACCCAAGACCCGCAGCAGCCAGCGCATTTTGCCAGCCTCATGAGGTAACCTGCATAGCGCAATGAATGCCTCCGCCCTAAGCAATCGCAACTACCTCATTTATTTCCTTGGCAACACACTGTCTTTGCACGGGTCGTGGGTCTACCGTGTTGCCCTCGGCTGGCTGGCATGGCAGCTGACCGGTTCCGAGTTCTGGGTCGGGGTCATTGCCTTCACCCAGTTCGCGCCCACCGTGTTGTTCGGACCAATCTTCGGTGTGCTCGCAGACCGCTTCGATCGACGCGCCGCATCCATACTGATCAACACGCTCAGCATCCTGAACATGTTGCTGTTTGCTTTGTTAACGGCGATGGGCAACACCGACATTTACGTACTCACCGTACTCGCCATGATGCAAGGCATACTGGATGGTGCGCACACACCGGTGCGAATGGCGCTGGTGCCCAACCTCGTTACGAACGAACAACTGCAAAGTGCATTGGCAACGAATTCCATCTCGTTTAATTTGTCGCGGTTCATCGGCCCCGCGATCGCCGGCATTCTGATCGCTACGCTCGGTGTCGCTGCCGCGTTTGCATTCAACGGAATATCCTACATCGCCATTCTGGTGTCGTTGCTGATCGTCCGCTTGCGCCCATCGACGCAGACAAACAAAGTGCGCAATGATGTCTGGCACGAACTCAAGGACGGCATTCGCTATGTTGCGCGACACCGGCAGATTCGGGCGCTGCTAGCCGTTATCGCGGCAGGCTCGGTGCTTGGTCGCGGCCCTCTCGAACTATTGCCGGCCTTCGCCGATGCGGTATTCAACCGCGGCAGTGTCGGCCTCGCCATACTGACCTCTGCCATCGGCGGTGGAGCAATAATTGCCGGTCTGATACTGGCAAGGGGTGCCGCGTGGCTACGCATCGAGGTCGTCGCAGCCGGCATTTTCGTCGCCGGTTTCTTGCTGATGCTGCTCGGCAGCAGTGATCAGTTCTGGCTGAGTACCGCCGTTGTCGCCGCGCTGGGCTGCACCTTGTCGTTGTGTGGCGTTGGTTCGCAGATACTGCTCCAGACCATCGTCAAAGACAGCGTTCGCGGTCGTGTCAGCAGCCTGTGGGGAATGGTTGCATTCGGCGGTGTTGCGCTTGGCGGCCTCGTCATCGGCAGCCTCTCCAGCGCATTCGGTTTGCGCGAAGTGACGTTCATCGCGGGTGGCCTGTGCAGCTTGTTCGTTTTGGCCATCATGTTGCGGCGCCGCAAGCTCATGCAATCCCGTTTACGCGAACTTGCCACCCGCAGACTGGAAAGAGAGAACTAGCCATGGCCAGAACCGAATCACGCATGCTGCCACTCGGTACGACCGCTCCGGACTTCACCTTGACCGATCCGTACGGTGACTTGCACACGCTGCCGGCCGCGGATGAAAAGCAGGCCACCGTCATCATGTTTATCTGCAATCATTGTCCGTTTGTGAAGCACGTACGTGGCGCTCTGGTTGCTCTGGCGGCGGACTACATGCCACTGGGCGTTGCTGTTCTCGCCATCAACAGCAACGATGCCGACACATACCCGGATGACAGCCCCGAGAACATGCGCAAAGAGGCGGAACGCCAGGGGTATCCGTTTCCTTATTTGGTGGACGACGATCAGTCCGTGGCGAAAGCCTATGAAGCCACCTGCACGCCGGATTTTTTTGTCTTCGATTCGGCACTGACGCTGCGCTACCGCGGCCAGCTTGACGACAGTCGGCCGGGCAACGGCAAATCGAATGATGGACACGATATCCGATCAGCGCTGGACGCCGTACTGGCCGGCGCTCCTGTGTCGACGGTGCAGACACCCAGCATCGGATGCAATATCAAATGGAAGCCCGGTAACGCGCCCGACTGGGCGACCTGAACCGGACCGCAAAAAAGACGGCGCGACCTCTCATACTAACGAGGATCGCGCCGGGTTCAGTTACGGCAAATCAGACCTCTGAATGACGCTCGCGCGGCTTACGCGGCTTACGCGCAACCTCGGCGCCTTCTGTTCGCTCGTGTTGCCGGCGATGACGCAGTGCGTCGTGACGCTGGCCGTGCATAGCTACTTTGCAGAAGCGGCTATCGAGCATGCGATAAGTAAGTTCATCAAGATCTTCAAAATCACTGCCGTAATGTCGTATAGACATCTGTCAGTCCTCAGCAGGTTCACAAATGACGGCAGGCGCTCGTCGTTGTGAACCCGGGTTTCAGGGATGCCTGGCGACTCCCGGAATTCGACTTGGTGCGGTCAACGTGCCTATGGCCACCTTTCGGTGTGTCAACGCAACTCAGTCGAAATGGTCAGCCGCCTGCCTGCTCAAACTCGCCGTTTTCCAGTCGCGTCAGTGAGCGTACTCAGTGCCGTAACCGTCAACGTCGTAATCATCAAAATCAGCAAGTTCCTCACGGAGAAAACGGTTCTCACGAGACATCTCGATCAACCGCCACACCGGAACATTGCCACCCGGAACGTCATCCTTTTCGGGGATCGTTTCATCTACTTCTACATCGAGCGCTTCATCGAACTCAAAGTCGTCATCGCTCATCACAGTTTCCATCTCCGTATCGTCCCCGTACCAGTCTGTGTCTGCCTGAATTTCAGGTTCTTGCGCCATGTTATTCTCCTCTCGGAGAGTCACTTTGAGGTGAAGATAATCGTATTTACTTTTATGTCAAGGTATTTTCTTCAGTTTTTTTGGACGACGGTAAGCTATTGAAATGAAAAAAGATATGGTCGACGATTTACTGCAACAATGGGCCAATGAGCGACCAGGCCTGGACGCTTCCGCACTTGGTGTCGTGGTCCGGATCCAGCTGCTCGGCAAACTGCTTGGCAGCCGCGCCAACCTCGCCCTCAAACAACACGACCTCAAACACTGGGAGTACGACGTGCTGTCCGTCTTGCGCCGGCAGGGCGAGCCGTTCGCGATGCCCGCCACCGACATTGCCCGCGCCGCGCAGCTGACGAGCGGCGCCATGACTACCCGTATCGACGGCCTGGAACAACGCAAGCTGGTGCGTCGCAAGCAAAGCAAGAACGACGGGCGTTCGGTCATAGTCAAGTTGAGTGCTAAAGGCCGCCGCCTCATCGACCGCGCCATGCAAACCCGCTTTGACGATGCGCTTACCGTCATGCAGAACTTCAAACCGAAAGAACAACACAAACTGGCAGAGCAGCTCCGGAGTTTACTGCTGGACCATCAGGACTAGCCGGCAGTCGCTACGCCGACCGTTGCAGGTAGGCCAGTTCATCGGCCTGCATCGCACGCGCCGAAATTCCGAACATCTCGAATGCCTGGAACGACTCGACAACATTGCCTTGCAGCAGCATGTCCAGCTGATCACGGGTAATCGGAAACCAGGAAAAGCGGTCGAGCAGCACACAGGCAAGACGAACGAAAATCGCCGGTACCGGCAGCAACAGCTTGCGCTTGCCGCTCGCCTTGGCGATGCGCCTCAGTATCTCCGGCCAGGCAAGCGTCTCCTTGCCGCCGAGCGGCAAAGTCAGGCCAATGCTCGCCGGGCTTTGCAACGACGCAACGAAAGCGCTGGCGACATCCTTGACATGCACGGGTGACAAACTGAAACCGCCGCGCGCCGGCGATAAACCGCGAAAGAAAACCGGTA
The DNA window shown above is from Woeseia oceani and carries:
- a CDS encoding amidohydrolase; translated protein: MKQVNTLMVIAAALLLTACGQNSADESGAAAASLILVNARVYTLDWDEASPDGTLSDAAPLNEFGWHPDADAVVVAGDRIAFVGKTSDALNLKTEQTRVVDLAGATVLPGLVDSHTHAFELGSVLERVNLADVATEEEAVAMVVERARQTPKGEWILGHGWDEGAWANRYPDKALLSAAVPDHPVFLASLHGFAGWANQKALEVAGISKDSTVPVGGEMRLGNDGAPNGLFLNRAVPMMSDAVPPATNDALAVRILAGLTQMAADGYTAVHDAGLNSQQMEVLEQLEAEGRLPIRVYAMLSLRDEALMRAWIAKGPDQDNDSMLVTRTIKAYYDGALGSRGARLLYDYADQPGHRGVSGGDYGFNQQLMAEAMAAGFQVAIHAIGDAGNREAIDILEGIIRQHPAAGKNRHRIEHAQVIHPDDMPRLSKLGLIASMEPPHAVEDKTWAEERLGAERVLGAYAWRTLREAGARLTFNADNPGSDHSIFYGLHSAITRQDKSGQPEGGWYVEQAMNAEEAVRGYTDWSAYASFREDESGIIEKGRWADLTVLDIDPFVLADDSPADLLNGRVLMTVVGGKVVYEQ
- a CDS encoding FadR/GntR family transcriptional regulator, which gives rise to MAANLGAFRPSRGMTLSSQIVAQIRDALFAGDLKTGDVLGSEADLAKLFGVSRMSVRDALRSLEAMGIVDIRMGAKGGATIAAGSGDRFADSLAIQLKLIGVTREEILQARAGIESMTVAMATMRGTADDIDRIRQVLVEAEKHLDNPEKSAILGEEFHMAIAQATRNEVLIGQLRAMREVLMPPAQWPDHDQAQKMLDVHLELFRFIESGDAAAARDAMVEHVKHWITA
- a CDS encoding MFS transporter, whose product is MNASALSNRNYLIYFLGNTLSLHGSWVYRVALGWLAWQLTGSEFWVGVIAFTQFAPTVLFGPIFGVLADRFDRRAASILINTLSILNMLLFALLTAMGNTDIYVLTVLAMMQGILDGAHTPVRMALVPNLVTNEQLQSALATNSISFNLSRFIGPAIAGILIATLGVAAAFAFNGISYIAILVSLLIVRLRPSTQTNKVRNDVWHELKDGIRYVARHRQIRALLAVIAAGSVLGRGPLELLPAFADAVFNRGSVGLAILTSAIGGGAIIAGLILARGAAWLRIEVVAAGIFVAGFLLMLLGSSDQFWLSTAVVAALGCTLSLCGVGSQILLQTIVKDSVRGRVSSLWGMVAFGGVALGGLVIGSLSSAFGLREVTFIAGGLCSLFVLAIMLRRRKLMQSRLRELATRRLEREN
- a CDS encoding thioredoxin family protein is translated as MARTESRMLPLGTTAPDFTLTDPYGDLHTLPAADEKQATVIMFICNHCPFVKHVRGALVALAADYMPLGVAVLAINSNDADTYPDDSPENMRKEAERQGYPFPYLVDDDQSVAKAYEATCTPDFFVFDSALTLRYRGQLDDSRPGNGKSNDGHDIRSALDAVLAGAPVSTVQTPSIGCNIKWKPGNAPDWAT
- a CDS encoding MarR family winged helix-turn-helix transcriptional regulator, with amino-acid sequence MKKDMVDDLLQQWANERPGLDASALGVVVRIQLLGKLLGSRANLALKQHDLKHWEYDVLSVLRRQGEPFAMPATDIARAAQLTSGAMTTRIDGLEQRKLVRRKQSKNDGRSVIVKLSAKGRRLIDRAMQTRFDDALTVMQNFKPKEQHKLAEQLRSLLLDHQD